Proteins from one Malaya genurostris strain Urasoe2022 chromosome 2, Malgen_1.1, whole genome shotgun sequence genomic window:
- the LOC131430812 gene encoding transcription initiation factor TFIID subunit 12 isoform X1, whose translation MSVIANNIDYQQNADFDQNMASPSQASPLASASSGIATSISGTSSSNQKSSLATGSGGITDSTTQVLTKPRLQELVREIDPTEQLDEEVEELLLQIADDFVENTVNAACLLAKHRKVSKVEVRDVQLHLERNWNMWIPGFGTDELRPYKRATVTEAHKQRLALIRKAIKKY comes from the exons atgtccgtAATAGCCAATAATATCGATTACCAGCAGAACGCTGACTTTGACCAAAACATGGCATCACCATCACAAGCCAGTCCACTTGCTTCAGCTTCATCCGGAATCGCTACTTCAATTAGCGGCACTAGTTCCAGCAATCAGAAATCATCTCTAGCAACAGGCTCGGGTGGCATCACCGATAGTACTACTCAG GTCCTAACTAAACCCCGCCTACAAGAATTGGTGCGTGAAATTGATCCCACCGAGCAGCTAGATGAGGAAGTCGAAGAACTCTTGCTGCAAATTGCGGATGATTTCGTGGAGAATACAGTAAATGCGGCTTGTCTATTAGCTAAACATAGGAAAGTCTCGAAAGTGGAGGTTCGAGACGTTCAGTTGCATCTCG AACGCAATTGGAACATGTGGATTCCTGGTTTCGGAACGGATGAATTGAGACCTTACAAACGTGCAACCGTTACCGAAGCCCACAAACAACGTCTAGCATTAATTAGAAAAGCAATCAAAAAGTATTAG
- the LOC131430813 gene encoding peptidyl-prolyl cis-trans isomerase FKBP2: MKFVPFEFVAVILLATVCVCNAESEGKLKIGVKKRVENCTVRTKKGDLVHMHYTGTLEDGTEFDSSIPRGDPLTFTLGMGQVIKGWDQGLLNMCEGEKRKLVIPPELGYGAHGAGEKIPPNSVLVFEVELVKIERKTEL; encoded by the exons atgaaattcgtGCCATTTGAGTTCGTTGCAGTAATCCTGCTTGCAACGGTTTGCGTTTGCAATGCAGAAAGTGAAGGAAAGCtgaaaattggtgtcaaaaaacgCGTCGAGAATTGCACCGTACGTACCAAGAAAGGTGATTTGGTGCACATGCACTACACG GGAACCCTGGAAGACGGTACAGAATTCGATAGCAGCATCCCTCGAGGTGATCCGCTTACCTTCACACTCGGTATGGGACAGGTAATCAAAGGATGGGATCAAGGATTGCTGAACATGTGCGAAGGTGAAAAACGGAAGCTGGTTATTCCCCCGGAATTGGGATACGGAGCGCACGGAGCTGGAGAGAAAATTCCTCCCAATTCCGTGCTGGTCTTTGAAGTTGAATTGGTGAAAATTGAACGTAAAACGGAACTGTAG
- the LOC131430812 gene encoding transcription initiation factor TFIID subunit 12 isoform X2 — MASPSQASPLASASSGIATSISGTSSSNQKSSLATGSGGITDSTTQVLTKPRLQELVREIDPTEQLDEEVEELLLQIADDFVENTVNAACLLAKHRKVSKVEVRDVQLHLERNWNMWIPGFGTDELRPYKRATVTEAHKQRLALIRKAIKKY, encoded by the exons ATGGCATCACCATCACAAGCCAGTCCACTTGCTTCAGCTTCATCCGGAATCGCTACTTCAATTAGCGGCACTAGTTCCAGCAATCAGAAATCATCTCTAGCAACAGGCTCGGGTGGCATCACCGATAGTACTACTCAG GTCCTAACTAAACCCCGCCTACAAGAATTGGTGCGTGAAATTGATCCCACCGAGCAGCTAGATGAGGAAGTCGAAGAACTCTTGCTGCAAATTGCGGATGATTTCGTGGAGAATACAGTAAATGCGGCTTGTCTATTAGCTAAACATAGGAAAGTCTCGAAAGTGGAGGTTCGAGACGTTCAGTTGCATCTCG AACGCAATTGGAACATGTGGATTCCTGGTTTCGGAACGGATGAATTGAGACCTTACAAACGTGCAACCGTTACCGAAGCCCACAAACAACGTCTAGCATTAATTAGAAAAGCAATCAAAAAGTATTAG